One stretch of Bordetella avium DNA includes these proteins:
- a CDS encoding DUF2889 domain-containing protein, giving the protein MPLPSPDVSRHPLHTRSIRVQSYGREDGLYDLEAELIDIKGYDFPKRNGEIFKAGDPIHHLHLRITIDEQFNIVAAIAVYDAAPYGAACTEIDEAYGGLVGLNLLKGFRNRVKERFGRVQGCTHMTELSQVLPTAAVQTMANRRRETVNEDQRPFQLDGCHALRTDGIVVLEYYPRWYTGDDAQDMADATSESPSFSHSS; this is encoded by the coding sequence ATGCCTTTGCCTTCGCCCGATGTCTCTCGTCATCCTTTGCACACGCGTTCTATACGCGTGCAGAGCTATGGGCGCGAAGATGGGCTGTATGACCTCGAAGCCGAGCTCATCGACATCAAGGGCTACGATTTTCCGAAGCGCAATGGAGAGATCTTCAAGGCGGGCGACCCGATCCATCACTTGCATTTGCGCATCACCATAGACGAGCAATTCAATATCGTGGCGGCCATCGCTGTCTACGATGCCGCTCCCTATGGCGCCGCCTGTACGGAGATAGACGAGGCTTATGGCGGCCTGGTTGGCTTGAACCTCCTGAAAGGGTTTCGTAACCGGGTCAAAGAGCGTTTCGGGCGTGTGCAGGGTTGTACCCACATGACCGAGCTTTCCCAGGTCTTGCCCACGGCAGCGGTTCAGACGATGGCCAACCGCCGGCGCGAAACCGTCAATGAGGATCAGCGTCCCTTCCAGTTGGATGGCTGTCATGCATTGCGCACAGACGGGATCGTCGTGCTTGAGTACTATCCCCGGTGGTACACGGGGGATGACGCGCAAGATATGGCTGACGCGACATCCGAGTCACCTTCTTTTTCTCATTCGTCCTGA
- the sucC gene encoding ADP-forming succinate--CoA ligase subunit beta, whose product MKIHEYQGKELLKQFGVPVPRGIPAFSVEEAVAAAEKLGGPVWVVKAQIHAGGRGKGGGVKLARSLDEVRQLASQILGMQLVTHQTGAQGQKVNRLYIEDGADIQKEYYVSLVTDRGTQKVALIASSEGGMDIEEVAHSTPEKIITEYIDPIVGLTDAQAKKVADAIGMPADSTAQAVDVFKKLYQCYMDTDASLVEINPLNRDSKGNIIALDAKFNFDSNALFRHPEIVAYRDLDEEDPAEIEASKFDLAYIQLDGNIGCLVNGAGLAMATMDTIKLFGGEPANFLDVGGGATAEKVTEAFKIMLKNKGVKAILVNIFGGIMRCDVIAEGVISACKAVNLSVPLVVRMKGTNEELGKKMLAESGLPIISADTMAEAATKVVAAAK is encoded by the coding sequence ATGAAAATCCACGAGTATCAAGGCAAGGAATTGCTGAAGCAATTTGGCGTCCCAGTGCCGCGCGGTATTCCCGCTTTTTCCGTAGAAGAGGCTGTGGCAGCTGCCGAGAAGCTGGGCGGCCCGGTCTGGGTCGTCAAGGCGCAGATCCACGCCGGTGGCCGCGGCAAGGGCGGCGGCGTGAAGTTGGCCCGCTCGCTGGATGAAGTCCGTCAACTGGCTTCGCAGATCCTGGGCATGCAACTGGTCACGCACCAGACCGGCGCGCAAGGCCAGAAGGTCAACCGTCTGTACATCGAAGACGGCGCCGACATCCAGAAGGAATACTACGTTTCGCTGGTTACCGACCGTGGCACCCAGAAGGTTGCCCTGATCGCCTCGAGCGAAGGCGGCATGGACATCGAAGAGGTGGCGCACTCCACCCCCGAGAAGATCATCACCGAGTACATCGACCCGATCGTTGGCCTGACCGACGCTCAGGCCAAGAAGGTCGCGGACGCCATCGGCATGCCTGCCGACTCGACCGCCCAGGCCGTGGACGTGTTCAAGAAGCTGTATCAGTGCTACATGGACACCGATGCTTCGCTGGTCGAAATCAATCCCCTGAACCGCGACAGCAAGGGCAATATCATCGCCCTTGACGCCAAGTTCAACTTTGATTCGAACGCGCTGTTCCGTCACCCGGAAATCGTGGCCTACCGCGATCTGGACGAAGAAGACCCGGCGGAAATCGAAGCCTCCAAGTTTGACCTGGCCTATATTCAGCTCGACGGCAACATCGGCTGCCTGGTGAACGGCGCTGGCCTGGCCATGGCGACCATGGACACCATCAAGCTGTTCGGCGGCGAGCCGGCCAACTTCCTGGACGTCGGCGGCGGCGCCACGGCAGAGAAGGTGACTGAAGCCTTCAAGATCATGCTCAAGAACAAGGGTGTGAAGGCGATCCTGGTCAACATTTTCGGCGGCATCATGCGCTGCGACGTCATCGCCGAAGGCGTGATCTCCGCGTGCAAGGCCGTCAACCTCAGCGTGCCGCTGGTTGTGCGCATGAAGGGCACCAACGAAGAACTCGGCAAGAAGATGCTCGCCGAGTCCGGCCTGCCCATCATCAGCGCCGACACCATGGCTGAAGCCGCGACCAAAGTCGTTGCTGCCGCTAAGTAA
- the sucD gene encoding succinate--CoA ligase subunit alpha: MSILINKDTKVITQGITGKTGQFHTRMCRDYANGKAAFVAGVNPKKAGEDFEGIPIYASVKDAKDDTGATVSVIYVPPAGAAAAIWEAVEAELALVVCITEGIPVRDMLEVKNRMREKGSKTLLLGPNCPGLITPDEIKIGIMPGHIHRKGRIGIVSRSGTLTYEAVAQVTELGLGQSSAVGIGGDPINGLKHVDVLKLFNDDPETDAVIMIGEIGGPDEVAAAEWAKDNMKKPVVGFIAGVTAPPGKRMGHAGALISGGADTADAKLEVMEACGIKTTRNPSEMGKLLKSVL, translated from the coding sequence ATGTCGATTCTGATCAACAAGGACACCAAAGTCATCACCCAGGGCATCACGGGCAAGACGGGGCAGTTCCACACCCGTATGTGCCGTGACTATGCCAATGGCAAGGCCGCTTTTGTGGCGGGTGTGAACCCCAAGAAGGCCGGCGAAGACTTTGAAGGCATTCCCATCTACGCCTCGGTGAAGGATGCCAAGGACGATACCGGCGCCACCGTGTCGGTCATCTATGTGCCGCCCGCGGGCGCCGCTGCCGCCATCTGGGAAGCTGTCGAAGCCGAACTGGCTCTGGTGGTTTGCATTACCGAAGGCATCCCGGTCCGTGACATGCTGGAAGTCAAGAACCGCATGCGCGAAAAGGGCAGCAAGACGCTGCTGCTGGGCCCCAACTGCCCCGGCCTGATCACGCCTGACGAAATCAAGATCGGCATCATGCCCGGTCACATCCACCGCAAGGGTCGTATCGGCATCGTCAGCCGCTCCGGCACGCTGACGTACGAAGCCGTGGCGCAAGTCACTGAACTGGGCCTGGGCCAATCCAGCGCCGTGGGTATCGGTGGTGACCCGATCAACGGTCTGAAGCACGTTGATGTGCTCAAGCTCTTCAATGACGATCCCGAAACCGACGCTGTCATCATGATCGGTGAAATCGGTGGTCCGGATGAAGTTGCTGCGGCCGAGTGGGCCAAGGACAACATGAAGAAACCGGTGGTTGGCTTTATCGCTGGCGTTACCGCCCCTCCGGGAAAGCGCATGGGTCACGCTGGCGCACTGATCTCAGGTGGCGCCGACACGGCCGATGCCAAGCTGGAAGTCATGGAAGCCTGCGGCATCAAGACCACGCGCAACCCCTCTGAAATGGGCAAGCTGCTGAAGTCGGTGCTGTAA
- a CDS encoding TerC family protein, with protein sequence MELSSAAFWIALLQIIWVNILLSGDNAVVIALAARSLPPHQQKKAIVVGSAAAIIMRIVLTLVAAQLLLLPWLKLIGALLLVYIGVTLLLPEGDEDGAGKENGNLLTAIRTIMIADLVMSLDNVVAVAAAAMGDTTLLVLGLAISIPLVIFGSTLLLKVIERFPLIVWVGAALLGFIAGELLVGDPALHDAVERIDAVLGVTQHQFALMCGAVGAVLVLAIGKFFLMRQQAD encoded by the coding sequence ATGGAACTCAGTTCTGCTGCATTCTGGATCGCATTGCTCCAGATCATTTGGGTCAATATTCTGCTGTCGGGCGACAACGCCGTGGTGATCGCGCTCGCAGCCCGCTCGCTGCCGCCGCATCAGCAGAAAAAAGCGATCGTCGTTGGTTCGGCCGCGGCGATCATCATGCGTATCGTGCTCACGCTCGTGGCGGCGCAACTGCTGTTGCTGCCCTGGTTGAAGCTGATCGGCGCGCTGTTGCTGGTCTATATTGGCGTCACCTTGCTGCTGCCCGAGGGGGATGAAGACGGGGCTGGCAAAGAGAACGGCAACCTGCTCACCGCGATCCGCACCATCATGATTGCCGACCTCGTCATGAGCCTGGACAACGTCGTTGCCGTCGCTGCGGCGGCCATGGGCGACACGACCCTGCTGGTGCTAGGCTTGGCGATCAGTATTCCATTGGTGATTTTCGGCAGCACCCTGTTGCTCAAGGTCATCGAGCGCTTTCCGCTTATCGTCTGGGTGGGCGCCGCGCTTCTTGGCTTTATCGCGGGTGAGTTGCTGGTTGGCGATCCGGCTCTGCATGATGCGGTTGAGCGTATTGACGCTGTCCTGGGCGTAACGCAACATCAATTTGCCTTGATGTGCGGCGCTGTCGGAGCAGTGCTTGTTTTGGCAATAGGAAAGTTTTTCCTCATGCGCCAGCAAGCTGACTGA
- a CDS encoding TerC family protein, translating to MLEFFQTLSWAAVFQIILIDILLGGDNAVVIALACRNLPHKQRMQGILWGTAGAIILRVVLIGFALTLLNIPFLKIVGGLLLLWIGIKLLVPEEDGHGNIKGGTSIWAAVKTIIVADFVMSLDNVIAIAGAAQNAHADHQIGLVAFGLIVSVPIIIWGSTLVLKLIDRFPMVVMFGAALLGWIAGGMLITDVFVVNQIGEQPQMVKIAVEVIGALLVIVIGRWLASRKQHLAKEATHESTQD from the coding sequence GTGCTTGAGTTTTTCCAGACCCTTAGTTGGGCAGCTGTCTTTCAGATCATCCTGATCGATATTCTGCTGGGCGGCGATAACGCGGTGGTCATCGCGCTCGCTTGCCGCAATTTGCCGCACAAGCAACGCATGCAGGGCATATTGTGGGGGACTGCAGGCGCCATCATCTTGCGCGTGGTGCTGATCGGCTTCGCCCTGACCCTGCTCAATATTCCTTTCCTGAAGATTGTCGGAGGCCTTCTGTTGCTCTGGATCGGCATCAAGTTGCTGGTGCCTGAAGAGGATGGCCACGGCAACATCAAGGGTGGCACCTCGATCTGGGCGGCGGTCAAGACCATTATCGTGGCGGACTTCGTCATGAGCCTGGACAATGTGATTGCCATCGCCGGCGCGGCTCAAAACGCCCATGCCGACCACCAGATCGGTCTGGTGGCATTCGGTTTGATCGTCAGTGTGCCCATCATCATCTGGGGCAGTACGCTGGTCCTCAAGCTCATTGACCGCTTCCCGATGGTTGTCATGTTTGGCGCTGCGCTGCTGGGTTGGATTGCCGGCGGCATGCTGATTACAGACGTCTTTGTGGTGAATCAAATTGGCGAACAGCCGCAGATGGTTAAAATCGCCGTAGAAGTCATCGGCGCTCTGCTGGTCATTGTCATTGGACGCTGGCTGGCAAGCCGCAAGCAACACCTTGCCAAGGAAGCCACTCATGAGTCTACGCAAGACTGA
- the hemC gene encoding hydroxymethylbilane synthase: MTLPQRLVIATRASRLALWQAEHVRDRLRDLYPACAVELLTLTTRGDQILDRSLSKVGGKGLFVKELEHALLDGRADLAVHSLKDVPVDIQAPFALSTVLERADPRDAFVSARYASLDALPVGAVVGTSSLRREAQIRAARPDLVVRPLRGNLDTRLGKLDRGEYDAVVLAAAGLERIGYGDRIRARLAPAQSLPAAGQGALGIEIRDDRDDMRAWLAPLSDASTTACVSAERAVSRALGGSCQVPIGAYAELHGQTLRIDALVASPDGRRILRASRLGPVAEADSLGMAVAHDLLAQGGDAILAELLQDDAAS, translated from the coding sequence GTGACCCTGCCCCAACGCCTGGTAATTGCTACCCGCGCCAGCCGGCTTGCCCTATGGCAAGCCGAGCATGTGCGTGACAGACTGCGTGACTTGTATCCGGCCTGTGCCGTCGAGCTTCTTACCCTGACCACCCGGGGCGATCAGATTCTTGATCGCTCGCTCTCCAAAGTGGGGGGTAAGGGCTTGTTCGTCAAAGAGCTCGAGCATGCTTTGCTTGACGGCCGCGCCGATCTGGCCGTGCATTCTCTGAAGGATGTGCCGGTCGATATACAAGCGCCTTTCGCCCTGAGCACCGTGCTCGAGCGTGCCGATCCGCGCGATGCCTTTGTTTCAGCGCGCTATGCTTCGCTCGACGCTTTGCCTGTCGGGGCTGTCGTGGGAACCTCCAGCCTGCGCCGAGAGGCGCAGATCCGAGCGGCTCGTCCGGATCTGGTCGTCAGGCCTTTGCGTGGCAATCTTGATACCCGGCTGGGCAAGCTGGATCGCGGCGAATACGATGCCGTCGTTTTGGCGGCAGCGGGCCTGGAGCGCATCGGTTATGGCGATCGTATTCGCGCACGTCTGGCGCCTGCTCAAAGTTTGCCTGCCGCCGGACAGGGCGCGCTGGGTATCGAAATCCGCGATGACCGTGACGACATGCGAGCGTGGCTGGCCCCTCTGTCCGATGCCAGCACTACCGCCTGCGTCAGCGCCGAGCGTGCGGTCTCGCGCGCCTTGGGCGGCTCCTGCCAGGTGCCTATCGGCGCTTATGCCGAGTTGCATGGGCAGACCCTGCGTATCGATGCCCTGGTTGCCTCTCCCGATGGCCGCCGCATCCTGAGGGCTTCGCGGCTAGGGCCTGTGGCCGAGGCCGATTCTCTGGGTATGGCGGTAGCCCATGATTTGTTGGCTCAGGGCGGCGACGCCATTCTTGCCGAGCTGCTACAGGACGACGCAGCGTCTTGA
- a CDS encoding uroporphyrinogen-III synthase: protein MSPLAVLTRPEGRNEALAGRLRAAGWEVCVLPALRIVALPAPRAPRPEDYDLVVFVSGNAARLYLKQVYASAGAWPAATVAATVGPGSAQALFESGYFGANTTVLYPDISAPTHDSEALWQVLSAQGALPRRVLLVRGTQGRNWLAERLREAGAQVTAYAAYQRLPAQWDAATLDALRAWARQGRVATWLLTSGESIDAVAAQIARADLLSWWRNCRYVITHPVLRGRLTLSFAGEGSAAMVKECMPADEAIFEAFGAA, encoded by the coding sequence ATGTCACCTTTGGCGGTGCTAACTCGGCCCGAGGGCCGCAACGAAGCCCTGGCTGGGCGTCTGCGCGCGGCTGGCTGGGAGGTGTGCGTGCTGCCCGCCTTGCGGATCGTGGCTCTGCCGGCGCCGCGGGCGCCACGCCCGGAAGACTACGACCTAGTGGTGTTTGTCTCCGGGAACGCCGCAAGGCTTTATCTCAAGCAGGTGTATGCCAGCGCCGGCGCCTGGCCGGCCGCCACGGTGGCCGCCACGGTGGGCCCAGGCAGCGCTCAGGCCCTGTTTGAGTCGGGATATTTTGGCGCGAATACAACAGTTTTGTATCCCGATATCAGCGCGCCGACGCACGATTCCGAAGCGCTATGGCAGGTTTTGTCAGCGCAGGGCGCTCTGCCGCGCCGAGTTTTGCTGGTGCGGGGCACGCAGGGCCGGAATTGGCTGGCGGAGCGTTTGCGTGAGGCCGGCGCGCAGGTCACGGCTTACGCTGCCTATCAGCGTTTGCCCGCCCAATGGGACGCCGCCACGCTAGACGCCCTGCGCGCCTGGGCGCGACAAGGCCGTGTGGCCACGTGGTTGTTGACCAGCGGCGAGAGTATCGATGCGGTGGCCGCTCAGATAGCACGGGCGGATTTGCTGTCATGGTGGCGCAACTGCCGTTACGTCATTACACATCCGGTATTGCGCGGCCGGCTCACACTGTCCTTCGCTGGCGAGGGCAGTGCCGCAATGGTAAAAGAATGCATGCCTGCTGATGAGGCGATATTCGAGGCCTTTGGTGCTGCGTAG
- a CDS encoding uroporphyrinogen-III C-methyltransferase — protein sequence MTDNTTSLPPNPPAGAAAERAPETVKSSRGWLSTALIIVLLIAIGLGAALWNLREQSGRAGREVASRLDRLNGELAQARNDVREALSLAQAQSGRVADLEGKIREAQSQYHVLQQAMQNLNDGASDEMLANDIERLITIASQQLRLAGNVNNAVVALETAQARLARADRPRFASLQQAINGDLDRLRAVNTVDVPAVSARIERLVGLVGRASLLVPDGAAPGVAEQAATALAVPPSSPLPLPADAAWWERWRAEIASWPGRAGAALASEMGDLVRVQRVDQPAALLLSTDQAADLRSVLRQRLLSLQLALLMRQPAIWKSELDHIADTLSKYFDGRSADTQAALALTRELARTDIAVRVPDVADSLNGIASLRAAGFKPDEQD from the coding sequence ATGACAGACAATACAACTTCTCTTCCGCCGAACCCGCCGGCGGGCGCCGCTGCGGAGCGCGCGCCGGAAACCGTCAAGTCCTCCCGCGGCTGGTTGTCCACGGCGCTCATTATCGTCTTACTGATCGCCATCGGCTTGGGGGCGGCCCTGTGGAACCTCCGTGAGCAGTCCGGCCGGGCTGGGCGAGAGGTTGCCAGCCGTCTGGATCGCCTGAACGGCGAACTCGCTCAGGCCCGCAACGATGTACGCGAGGCCTTGTCGCTGGCGCAGGCGCAAAGCGGTCGTGTCGCCGATCTGGAGGGCAAGATTCGCGAGGCGCAGAGCCAGTACCACGTGCTCCAGCAGGCTATGCAAAACCTCAACGATGGCGCCAGCGACGAAATGCTCGCCAACGACATCGAACGCCTGATCACCATTGCGAGCCAGCAACTGCGTCTGGCGGGCAATGTCAATAATGCCGTTGTGGCGCTGGAAACCGCTCAGGCCCGTCTGGCCCGTGCCGACCGCCCGCGCTTTGCCAGCCTGCAACAGGCTATCAACGGCGACCTGGATCGTCTGCGGGCCGTCAATACCGTCGATGTGCCGGCTGTGTCGGCCCGTATCGAGCGCCTGGTCGGCCTGGTAGGGCGTGCCTCCCTGCTGGTGCCCGATGGCGCTGCACCCGGTGTGGCCGAGCAAGCTGCCACCGCCCTAGCCGTGCCGCCTTCGTCGCCGTTGCCCCTGCCGGCGGATGCCGCCTGGTGGGAACGGTGGCGTGCCGAGATTGCCTCCTGGCCAGGCCGAGCCGGTGCCGCGCTCGCCAGCGAGATGGGTGATCTCGTTCGCGTACAACGCGTGGATCAGCCCGCCGCCTTGCTGCTTTCCACAGATCAGGCCGCTGATCTGCGCTCTGTATTGCGTCAACGTCTGTTGTCGCTGCAATTGGCCTTGCTGATGCGTCAGCCGGCCATCTGGAAAAGCGAGCTCGATCACATCGCGGACACGCTGAGCAAGTATTTCGATGGCCGCTCTGCCGATACCCAGGCCGCACTGGCCCTGACGCGTGAGCTGGCCCGTACTGACATCGCCGTGCGCGTGCCCGATGTCGCTGACAGCTTGAACGGTATCGCGTCGCTGCGCGCCGCCGGCTTCAAGCCTGACGAGCAGGACTGA
- a CDS encoding heme biosynthesis HemY N-terminal domain-containing protein: protein MRTWFWTLLLACAAVALAVVLRAHPGNVLILVSPWRIEVSLTLAVLLLVALFAALYVGLRVLAWLVAIPDRVRAWRGRRAQARDHELLERGWISLLEGRFSHAGKDLVKLLEQTKEPGRRVLAALSAARAEHGLSEFERRDQMLAKAREEAGEDAGLQEATATVAADMLLDQGQPARALEVLAPLQDGGARHLHTLRLLLRAETALGHQERVFVLARGLARRNALNKTEAAQLIDSSGAARLRAALGSDAWRGIWKDLKADERTLPNIALAGAAAFEAAGDYNEAARVLEAAIAQKFNHTLVAAYARCDAEQVPRRLAKAETWLQQRPADAEMLTALGLLCLNGQLWGQAERYLQRGVSRRNDAQTHALLGSLYDRLNRPSDAARHWRLATAATMALPTLATDAALPAADTQADPHRLDAEGAYGNGEEPEVYSAAAMPPEPQAEPPVVAVDYVLDSREPGVPPVAGAAVPLRSAIDIEEYFDSAPIPQAAFEAPVSGFKTEADPAVGRAEVKPADKA from the coding sequence ATGCGTACTTGGTTCTGGACGCTTCTTCTGGCCTGCGCCGCCGTGGCGCTGGCGGTGGTGTTGCGCGCTCATCCGGGCAATGTGTTGATCCTCGTGTCGCCCTGGCGCATCGAAGTATCGCTGACGTTGGCGGTGCTGCTGCTGGTGGCGCTGTTTGCCGCGCTGTATGTGGGGCTGCGTGTGTTGGCCTGGTTGGTCGCCATTCCTGACCGCGTGCGGGCCTGGCGTGGCCGTCGTGCTCAGGCCCGTGACCACGAACTGCTCGAGCGCGGCTGGATCAGCCTGCTTGAGGGGCGTTTCTCTCATGCCGGGAAAGATTTGGTCAAGCTGCTGGAGCAAACCAAGGAGCCCGGACGGCGTGTGTTGGCCGCCTTGTCAGCTGCCCGTGCCGAGCATGGCCTGAGCGAGTTCGAGCGCCGCGATCAGATGCTGGCCAAGGCCCGCGAAGAGGCGGGCGAAGATGCAGGGCTGCAGGAGGCCACGGCTACCGTGGCGGCGGACATGTTGCTCGATCAGGGCCAGCCTGCCCGCGCGCTGGAAGTGCTGGCGCCCCTTCAAGATGGTGGCGCCCGTCATTTGCATACCCTGCGTCTGTTGCTGCGCGCCGAGACGGCCTTGGGTCACCAAGAGCGCGTTTTCGTGCTTGCGCGCGGATTGGCGCGCCGTAACGCCTTGAACAAGACCGAGGCTGCCCAATTGATCGACAGTTCGGGCGCGGCTCGTTTGCGCGCTGCTTTGGGCAGTGATGCCTGGCGAGGGATCTGGAAAGACCTGAAGGCCGACGAGCGCACGCTGCCCAATATTGCTCTTGCTGGTGCTGCCGCCTTCGAGGCCGCGGGCGATTACAACGAGGCTGCTCGCGTCCTTGAAGCGGCCATTGCCCAGAAATTCAACCACACTCTGGTGGCTGCCTATGCGCGTTGCGACGCCGAGCAGGTGCCGCGCCGTCTGGCCAAGGCTGAAACCTGGTTGCAGCAGCGGCCTGCGGACGCCGAAATGCTGACCGCCCTGGGATTGCTGTGTCTGAACGGCCAGCTTTGGGGGCAAGCTGAGCGTTATTTGCAGCGAGGTGTGTCGCGCCGTAACGATGCGCAAACCCATGCCTTGCTGGGCAGCCTTTATGATCGGCTGAACCGTCCATCAGATGCCGCGCGTCATTGGCGTCTGGCCACGGCCGCCACCATGGCGCTGCCTACGCTGGCTACCGATGCGGCATTGCCTGCGGCGGATACGCAAGCTGATCCGCATCGTCTGGACGCCGAAGGGGCTTATGGCAACGGTGAAGAGCCCGAGGTCTATAGCGCTGCCGCGATGCCGCCGGAACCCCAGGCAGAACCGCCCGTCGTGGCCGTCGACTATGTGCTGGACAGCCGCGAGCCTGGCGTGCCACCCGTCGCCGGAGCTGCTGTTCCGCTGCGGTCGGCCATCGATATCGAAGAGTATTTCGACAGTGCACCCATACCCCAGGCTGCCTTTGAGGCACCGGTTAGCGGCTTCAAAACCGAGGCAGATCCCGCGGTGGGCCGCGCCGAGGTCAAGCCCGCAGATAAAGCCTGA
- the ppa gene encoding inorganic diphosphatase: MSFERVPAGKNLPEDFNVIIEIPMNADPVKYEIDKESDAIFVDRFMLTAMHYPCNYGYIPQTLSEDGDPADVLVITPFPIQIGAVVRCRALGVLEMDDESGGDAKLLAVSVDKLYPPYRHIKSYEDLPAEDVARIQHFFEHYKDLEKGKWVKVKGWKGVEAAHEEILRSAERYSQQG, from the coding sequence ATGAGTTTTGAGCGTGTTCCCGCCGGCAAGAACCTGCCGGAAGATTTCAACGTCATCATTGAAATCCCGATGAATGCCGATCCCGTCAAGTACGAAATCGACAAGGAAAGTGATGCGATCTTCGTTGATCGCTTCATGCTGACGGCGATGCACTATCCCTGCAACTATGGCTACATTCCCCAAACGCTCTCTGAAGATGGGGACCCCGCCGATGTGCTGGTGATCACGCCTTTCCCGATCCAGATTGGCGCCGTCGTGCGCTGCCGGGCTCTGGGCGTACTGGAGATGGACGACGAGTCGGGCGGCGACGCCAAGCTGCTGGCCGTGTCGGTGGACAAACTTTATCCGCCCTACCGCCATATCAAGTCCTACGAAGACCTCCCGGCTGAGGATGTCGCCCGTATTCAACACTTTTTCGAGCATTACAAAGACCTCGAAAAGGGCAAATGGGTGAAGGTCAAGGGTTGGAAGGGTGTTGAGGCTGCTCACGAAGAAATTCTGCGCAGCGCTGAGCGCTACAGCCAGCAAGGCTGA
- a CDS encoding fumarylacetoacetate hydrolase family protein, with protein MDYVIPPMPTVSVPVAGSNAQFPVRRVYCVGRNYAEHAKEMGFTGREDPFFFNKPADTVLSVADGETGEMPYPPRSSNLHYEMELVVALAKGGRDIPVDQAGDCVWGYALGLDMTRRDLQGDAKKQGRPWEVGKAFDLSAPIGPIHPRSVVGTLEKAAIWLDVNGERKQSSDISQMIWNIPETIAYLSTLFELHAGDLIFTGTPEGVGAVVKGDEIIGGVDGLGELRLRII; from the coding sequence ATGGACTATGTGATTCCCCCGATGCCGACGGTCTCCGTGCCGGTGGCGGGCAGCAATGCCCAATTTCCGGTTCGCCGCGTGTATTGCGTTGGCCGGAACTATGCCGAGCACGCCAAGGAAATGGGCTTTACGGGGCGCGAAGACCCGTTCTTTTTCAATAAGCCTGCCGATACGGTGCTGTCCGTCGCTGACGGAGAAACGGGCGAGATGCCATATCCGCCGCGCAGCAGCAATCTGCATTATGAAATGGAACTGGTCGTGGCCTTGGCCAAGGGCGGGCGGGATATCCCGGTCGATCAGGCTGGTGACTGCGTATGGGGTTATGCCTTGGGCCTGGATATGACGCGCCGTGATTTGCAGGGCGACGCTAAAAAGCAGGGCCGTCCTTGGGAGGTCGGCAAAGCCTTTGATTTGTCGGCACCGATAGGTCCGATCCATCCGCGCAGTGTGGTAGGCACGCTAGAGAAGGCGGCAATCTGGTTGGACGTCAATGGCGAGCGCAAGCAGTCCAGCGATATTTCGCAGATGATCTGGAACATTCCTGAAACCATCGCTTATCTGTCCACGCTGTTTGAGTTGCACGCGGGCGACCTCATCTTTACTGGCACGCCGGAAGGGGTGGGCGCCGTCGTCAAAGGTGATGAAATCATAGGCGGCGTAGACGGCCTGGGCGAACTGCGCCTTCGCATCATCTGA
- a CDS encoding entericidin A/B family lipoprotein, with amino-acid sequence MRSKIVLAAFVVFGFVLQGCNTMAGMGKDVSRAGNAITNAAEK; translated from the coding sequence ATGCGCAGTAAGATAGTGCTGGCCGCTTTCGTGGTGTTTGGATTTGTTCTGCAAGGCTGCAACACGATGGCTGGCATGGGCAAAGACGTTTCACGCGCAGGTAACGCCATTACCAACGCCGCGGAAAAGTAA